In the genome of Neodiprion fabricii isolate iyNeoFabr1 chromosome 4, iyNeoFabr1.1, whole genome shotgun sequence, the window AAAGATAGATGTGTAATTCCGTATTTTGCGATCGCGATGTAGATAAAATTGGCCgttcgatttctcctgcagcAGCATTTCATGTCGACATCTCGATTTTTGGTGAAAGTACCGAACAGGTACGATTGCCTTCGGTTAGTTCCAAAGTTGTCCACTCACGATATACGATCACGTAGAACCTCGGGCCGCGGTGCACGATCTACGTATGCAGACTtggtatttttgtttttataatgAACCGTGATCAGCAGCATATATGATGTGTGATGACAGTGCGACTAATCAGATTTTTGTGGTCTCTCTGGGAGAATGACGGTGGGTAAGGACAGTTAACAACTATCTATAAGCCTGTGTATTCCGTATTATCGTGTCTTACGAACGTTCCTCCCGCAGAATGTTATCTTCCAATACCTAAAATTCACGACTCGATTGGAACGTTTCTTTTgttctttcttgtttttcgtcTGCTCAAACTTTTACCGCCAACAGGTGTTTTTCGCGTCGTAAACTCCGAGCGAGAACGAAACGCGTAACGAAAGACGTGCGTACGTATTATCACActgtgatttttcattttattactcCGCACGTGTAATGGCAGCGTGCAATGAATCGAACAAAGctgccttttttttctactaaaTTTGAATACCCGTACAATCGCAGTTGTAACTATAACAGTCAACCAGATGTTCAAAGGCGTGTTCGTTTGCTCGGTATGCGAATTTCTGAGTTAATGTTGATCGATCGGCTTCGCCGCTTGCTGCTGCGTTATATTCCGATATTCCAAACATTAAACATTTGATGGAAAATGATATTCTTCCAATGACAGACGCCACGAATGATTCGCCTATCACAGCAGCACGATCGGTGGCTTCTGATGCGGTACGATATAAATATTAGACAACAAAGAAATTCATTGCGTGTCATCGAcatatttgattgaaaattcttcaGTCATCAAGAAGTCCAAGGTATTTCTTTTGTCGGACAATGGACGacgtattttctattttctgatTCCCTCTCTGTATCGATAAtgtctgtaaaaaaaagtcggtAAAAATGCCGTAAATATACCCCACAGCGAAAGGGTAAGATTTTAACCGATCAACTGGTATTGTAACATATCATATATGTACAAATTTGAGTAACTTTCTCAGTTTTCGACCGAATACCAGAAAAATTGGTATACAACCGTTTTATCGGATGCGaaaagaatgataaaattccAAACTTCGGCCTCAAAATTAATAGGGTCATTTTTAAACAACTCTGACAAAATACGAATTCGTGGCCTGAAAATGGTGTCATTGGATACGTAAATTTTGAACAGAGCCGCAGAGACGACTGTACGGGAATGGAATCCGCAGCATCAAAAGCCTCCAGAAACAAATTGTTGTGTATTTTGGTGATTAATTTGCTTATATCAGTTTCGACACGAAAGCTGGAAAAACCCTTCCCAGTTAACCGGTTAATACACTTGATTTGGTCACACGTATTCTGCGTTTTTCCTGTCCCGCCTTATCAGCCGTGGTATTTTGCTTTCTTCAGTTCAATGTAATGAATTCTTCGAATAACAACATATCTTTAATAATATAAACCACTTGAGGATATGCGGTTCTTCGTGCGgtgtcatttatttttttctgcgcTTCTGTTATTATCGGCACACCACACGAACGTGTTTTTCCTCACTTTTCTGAAGTGAATCTTAACCGGGCAAGAGACAAAAATCTACATTATATAACACTGCAGCGCTGCCAGGGTTGTAAGTTTTTATGCAGTTTAAGTATATAACTGCTTACCCTGTGTAATTGAAAGGAGTTCACGAATCTCGATCCACGTGTTATAATTTAGAAAGTCTGACCCCTGCGGGTCTGCCATTCTTGTCGTTTTTTCTAACTCCGTTCCTTCGgcatatttcaaattaatttgaaatcagaTTATGCGCACATGTGTGCGAAGATTTTCAGACGATAGTTTCAACTGCAAACCTTGCAggaatttttcttatctcaATTATCCATTGATAATTTTGACGAAGACCTCGTTTTTGCACCCATACCGATATGAccgataaaattattattgcaaaaCTGCAACCATATGTGATAACATAGCTGGTAGAAAGTGCGTGACTATTTTAAATCGAAGCCAATTACTGCAAGGCATTCTATCGCCGTCAGAGAAATGAAAACCTTCACCGAGAATGGCTATATTCGATGAACCAGATGTTATACGCGTGTTCCTGTAAGTATTGCTATTGTATAGCTAATTGAAAGCCGGCGCTGATCGACGTTCTTATATGGTTCAAAAGAGATTGGCATTCCAGATGTGCGTCCACGGGTATAAGAATTTTATCTTACTCGAATTTATGACTTTGAGATACTtgaagataaaatataaaatagtTGTACTATACCTATATAGTTATAATCGATAGTCAACGACTTGGTCACTTTTCGCAAATGACATTATTAATTGATGGATTAATACGTCGTCGGGTTAAGCTGAGAAAGAGTGatatgaaatgtgaaacatGGTAAGCTGTACATATAGGGATAATTTGGCCTCACATTTACACACGCGCATGCATGTATCAGCCAACGTGGTGGCCGCGGCAGTGGCTGAATATAGTACATGTCTAGTGTAGATACCAGCTGTAGATGCAGCTGGTTATATAGTTCGAGTTTCAGTTTGAGAATCAATTGTTTGCGGTCAGCGATTAAACCGAGGACGCAACCACGCTCCAAGTTTCATGTGCAGCCAGTTGCTGGGTCTTATCGTTAACCATTTGCAATTTGCGATATTATTCTGCACGCGGGAATTTGATAACAAATAACGGTTTCGTAATACACTATGTGCCACCTTCGCGAAGCTGTGTCCTCTTCTGCTACGTTgaacgtacatacatacctaatGTGTAATCTTAAAAAACGTGATGAAAATCAGTGGGTATAAAGTCATGTTGCACCTATTTTTGCAACTGGTTCAGGTATATCCCAGCCGGATGTGCAAACGCTTTAGCGTGATTTTAGATGAAACAGAGCACTACCCAATGATAGTCGGCTGCAGAAATTCGAATTGATAATTTCTGGAAATCGATAACAATGATTATTTTTGgggaaatataaaataatgatcATAGTGATcatattattcgtttatttctcGTCGTATAACATTCATATTAAGCCGCACGGgttattgtgaaaaatgaaatctaTCGAGTACACATCTTGGCACAACCAGATTGGTACCAACAGTTTCTCTATACGGCGATGAATACAGTTTTAACTTAATTGTATCGTTTAAGGGTCAGTCTTCGAGCCGGTTTAAATACCTGAatagtttattaaaaatttccagaTGTCCGATGATCACTTAAATTCGTCATATGGGCACGCGGGTCACGAAGGACACACGATGGGGCACGCGGGTCACGAAGGACACATGATGGGGCATGCGGGAGGCGGAGGTCACAGCGGCAGCATGGAGCACGTAGGAGCATCCAGTGGATCATCCGCGGAAGCCTGCAGCGGTCACGGGATGCACGGAATGATGGTAATACAAGACCGAGATTTAATCACGATGTACTAATCTCGTGTTCGGTGTTTCACGAGACGCCTCTAACGATAAGCCAATAAATCTGGATCGTCCCAGATGGCGTTTCACGGTGGTTACTGCGAGACGGTTCTGTTCGACTCGTGGAAGGTCTCTTCGATCGGAAGCCTGGTGGGATCGAtgataggtataataataatggccGCACTTTACGAGGGTCTCAAATATTACCGGGAATATCTGTTCTGGAGGACGTACAACGCTTTGCAGTATCGAAGCGTTTCCATGCCGCAGGAGAAGAACGTTGTTTCCGAAGACAACAGGGTTGTACAGTGAGTATTCCGCATCTCACATGCTACGCAATGTGTTGCTCACCCTCACCCATCACCTGATGTTCTCCTTCCCAACTccttgtaattaattttaagaCACAACTCTGACCGAATAATATAAAGTAAACGACATAATCGGAGTGCAGCGAGACTTCCCTCGTTGTGTTATGATACCACGTGTAAAGACCATCATCGACGTTTACTGATTATCGGATGTAGCAAATCAattaaccccccccccccccataaTCACGAGACCTCAACCTTTTACCTCTTACCTACAATGAAAATTGCCATATAGACATTCGTAAAGAGTTTGTCGCGATGCGAATTCAacgttttagttttttttatgtttttctttttagtaTGGTCGGAGAGGTGATACACAAGCAACCGTAAGTAACCGCTCTAACGGTCGATTCTTCGCCTATTTTCCTCCTATCGTTGGAAATGTGTTTTAACACCTCGCACGACTAATAACGATTATCTCGATATATGTCTAACCGTCTTTCTTTCTTATCCCCGTCCCGAGTGCACGAATACACTGTGTCTTCTTAATTCGTATCCTTATTCCGTTGCACAATCTAAACTAGTTTTAGCTGCACCGAACAACCATTAACTGCAAGGGCTAAACAGTATTCCCCATAATTATTCACTAACGGCTGCTGAATCACTggaaaatacaataaatttgtcGATCATCGACCACCGCGGATTCGTCTGTGAAGCATGCCTCAACAATTTCCGCGTTTTCGTTAACAGCACGGCCGCATGAGAAGCTTTATACCTTCATAGCTATTATACCTAGAATCTTCTTTTCCAAACGTCTCATGCTCGCAAATATACGGTATGAGGTTCGgtatgttaaaaattaatttcgctTTATTCGCAGGCCAACAATGCTCTCCTGGATGCACACCTTTCAAACGTTCCTTCACATCGTGCAAATAATTATATCGTATTTCTTAATGCTGATATTCATGACGTACAACGTTTGGTTGTGCTTTGCCGTTGTTCTTGGTGCCGCCGTTGGCTACTTCCTTTTTGGATGGAAAAAATCCGTTATTGTTGACGTTACGGAACACTGTCACTGAGTCGCAGTAGGTATTCCTATACTGACCGTAAAATTGACAGGCACAATCATCCCAAGTAATATACGCATagcattattgttgttgttgttgttgttgatattattattattattattattattttatgagtcgtttaaaaatttaaaaattaaaatattaaaaaaaaaaaaaaaattattttataccgaGGAAATATTGTATtgactataattatattactgTTCAACAACAGATTTTAGTGACTTCCATGAAACATGATATAGTTATCAAAAAtactaattataaaattataacgataGGTTGTTGCCAGTGATATGCGGTGAACTACTAATATTTTTCgggtttctaatttttttccaatacagtaataattcatttcgCGGCATGAAAAATCTCTTTCGGTTATAtcggtaattaatttttggtaGAAAACATTTCTCAAACAGTTGGTGAAACTCGAAaacaatattatacctacgttaAATACGTATTTAGActtaagaattaaaaaaaaccgcTACTTTTTAAATTGacctatatttataatttattaatcatATGTACATATGGTTGATACTACTACCTATATATCGccaatatattaatattgtattataataagGTGTGAATCTGTGATTCGGAAATAAGGCTATGCGAGTCTTTTTTTCGCATCCtcatttttatcgatttccctcgcctCGCGTGCAATCTGTGAgaagatttttcaacagaTAACGCAAAATATGTAAGATATCAGATTCTATGTTCTACATATGAAAGACATgaacttttcaataaattagCAACACAATAACTCATCTGTTGTATGTATTTCGATTGTAGTGTATTAAAATATGATTAAGGAtgcgaaataatttcaatgattgCAGGTATATACGTGatatttctaattaaaaacaaaaaaagaaagaaggcaAAAGATTTACGTAAAACATTGTGTAATCGTATGggtaatttgaagaaaaacgacAAGAAACGTCGAGATCCATTTATTTTTGCGGTAATAACGTGTGGTGAATTAACTATAACCAATCGGTatagaaaatgtaaaatagaaaaataactAATCATTACGGTAAACGCTACGTCGAGTAGAGAGATGCGGTGCTTCTATTTACGGGGAGTAACTCTGGCCCAAAAGTCTTTCGGACTCGCAGCGAATCCTGGAATCCGATCCTCCAAGGACGACGGCTCGCCCTCGATGAAAGAGAAGTCGAAATTCTGGACAAGGGTGCTGAAGgtgaggaataaaaattgtcttGCGAATGTCTCGCCGGCGCAAAGTCGTCCCCCTAGATTACGATGCGGAGAATATGATGATCATGTACTAATTGTCAGTTGTCGCTCTCGACAAGTTTGATTGTCCGTAGAGTGAATACGGAAATGAAATACTCGCATACTCACCTGCGCCGAACGGCAAAGAGCGGTCCTTCCCCATGTGGCCGTCCTCGGTCAGGAATCGCTCGGGACGAACTTCTTCCGGATCACCCCACATCTCTGGATCGTGATGCATGGAGTAGAGGTCGGTTACCAGAACTGCGTTCTCTGGGACGTCGAAACCGTCTAGCGTACCCCTCTCCATCGCCCTGTGAGCTACCGACCAAGGTGTCATCGTCTCCACTCTCATAACTTCACGGATCGTTGCTTCGACGTAAGGAAGACTGAAACGAGGAGGAGAAGCACAAGACAcatgtgtaaaatataaagGACACGACTGAGGATTTATCTTGATAGTTGAATTAGGGAACAAAAATGAACCCACTTTACTCTGTCGTTCAACGTGATTAGCCGATCCCTGCCGATCACCGTATCGATCTGCTTTTGAACTTTCTCCATGATGTGAGGATGGTGCATCATGTACTTGATTATGATCGTCACGGCCCACGGGTTAGCTGTTAACGCTGGAAAAATCAGGTCCGTACCCAGCATGAGGACCTGCTCTTCGGTGATTGTCGGAAATCCTTCCTCGTCCTTCAGTCTTTTAATACACGTGTCGAGGAAGCCTCTTTCGGCATCGCCGATAAACGACGCCTCGTTCGTTCCGAAGCATTTCTGGATTTTTATGTGACAAGAATCGTACGAAGATGGTTAATAAAcctcacgaaaaaaaaaccgaactCATGCTTAAATTctcataagaaaaaaattgagagcgcgaatttacacccaagttGAGGGCTTATTTAAGTGAAGGCGTCGGCTGACCTGACGTAAAAACTCACTTTGATAAAGTTTGTTATCCCCGTCGACCCTTCGATGAATCCGGGATAAGAAAACCCGTGAGCGAAGTGGCGAATCCAAGGAGTGACCAATATCGCACCTCCGGTCGTGTCActgtttctttgaaattttgcggCGGCCCTTGACACGACTCGCAGCTTCTCGTGATCAGTTCTCGGTAAACGTTCCCCGGTGAATATCGTCAGAAAGAAATTGGCTGCTGTTGGATAGAGGATATCTGGAAAACGGACCATGTTGCCGTCCTTGAGCACCTTCTGCAACGTCGAAACAAGAGGATTTACCAAGTGTTTTGCGCATATCGcgaatttcgtgaaaaacCGCGGCTCCGATTCTGATTTCTTTACAGCCGTTGAGAAAACATTTTCACCAGTGTAAAGAAAATCACAATCAGGCGCCCGGATCATCGTTCAGCTCTCTATAATTCTTACCCGCTCGTTCTCGTTGGCGGGACCACTTTTTAAGGTGTCAAGCAGCACGCCCAGCTCCTCCGCAAAATCGCTCTCAGTCTTGTCCATTCGTCGTCCGAACCCGAATTCCCTCATATACCTGAGGGCAAACCTCCTTTGCTCTCTCCATTTGTCACCATCGGTGAAAAAGATGCCTGCATGATACCGGGGAAATCCTTCTTTTATCAATATGCAAAGCATTAAAAGTCTATGCAACTATGCAGCACGGCGTTCTTAATACGGATTAGGAGTCTATTATTATACGCTTATCAATTCTTAAATCATTGTTTTGATATTATGCagtcaaataaataatcgcCAGGTGGACCTAAGGTAATTGGTGATTCTTGAATTACGTTGTATTGCGTGGCATAAGTCGCGCGATACGGAGAACCTGTGACATTTCACGAAGAAGATAATTTAATCCTTCATTTTGTCATTTTGATCTCGTAATTTGTTATCCCGCGAATTACTGCAAGCATAATAACGAATAGGACGTGGGTGTAAAGTGTTGCGGAAAGCCATTcatgttgaaatttcaatgcGTTGAATCAGATTATCTGCCTGTTGGGGTCAATTGAATCGAGAATGAAACGAATTGCGTTGCAAAGATAACTAGGGATAAACAAATGGGATAACAATTTCTGTTAATAACAACCATGTTGCGAATTTATGCGTCGTATTGTATTCTTCGTCGTTTGTTAAATTTACCACTGCATTCGacttcatcaattttatctcAAATATCACATTTTCGGATGTCCTTGCAACGTGTAATTTTtcgatataattttaatttaatttctcaATGTTTGAATTGATATTTAATCAACACAATTTCCAAATCCtgcaattcaaatttcatgacaCGAATAACATTACAGTGGCGATGTATACTAAaataaagatttgaaaaaggGTTTCTCGCGCTGATGAGTTGCAGACTGCAATTGCGACGTAATAATACATCCCACGACACATTACAACGGCATTAATgaagtataataaaattcaattccattACTTTGCAGCTAGGTTgcttatgaaatatttttaatgtgcaAAACTCGGAGCAGATGTCAATTTtaagattttattatttttgtttttttctgcCAGCTATTACAGGAGAAGAAAGTACCAACGATTGCTAACTCTTTATAATTGCGGAAAGAGTCTCGTACGATCAgatattgttaattttcatccaactatacgtatactgacctaatttttttccaaaagcTCTCGACGTAAATATGAAAGCATCGGTCAATCTTCCGTCGTATTCTTTCTTCGTGAGCAGTTCCTTGATACTGTTGTAGTTCGTCGCAACTATCGTGTAATAATCGCCCAGCCAGCATCCTACCACTTTGGATTTGTACTTTTTGGCGTAATAGTGGATCGTTTTGTGAGGAAAATTGTAGTTTCCCCAAAGAAGGAGCCAATAGCTACCCCATATTGGGAACCGAGGTAAACCTGTGATAAAATAGATTGTAATATTCGGCAAAATGAAAGAATCACTTGAATTCGGAGGCGTGCGAATAGTTTAAATTCTTTCTGCATCCTTTTACCTGGAGGTGCATTTGCTAAAGGTTTACCGAATACGAAATTATAGAACTTATTTAATATAACGAcgagcaaaattaataataatgccaACACCACAGGCATTATGGAACGGAACGTGCTTCTCCCGATGCCGCAGAGCGAATTAATGAGATTAGCCTCAAACCGAGGACGTTATTATATGCTATTTATATATTTGTGGATGATAATACTTACGGGTTGCGCACTTTACTTATCTACCAACATTTACATCTCAATGTGATAGAGGAATCGTGATGATTGTAATTGCAAGATTTAGGTATTATGTCATGTCGCGTGTCTAATGGTATAAGGACGTATGCGTCAAAAAGGCGAATTTGGTGGTAAAAGGTGGTAagatatatacattttctAACACTGTGTGGGTTATTATATGTTTGATATATATGTTTGACTCTTTCTATAACGCCTCAAGTTTTCGTGTTACACatcattttactcctcataTAATTTCCATACCGGGTCCTATAACTCAAATCGTTTCTTAAGGAgtaaaatccaaaaaaaaaaaattaatgcaacCTTTTATGAGCATGAGAACGTTTGGATCTGTGACGATTCTGAAcatttttagttttcttataattatgaatatttcaaaaattttttctacgatttttgtatttcaactTGGTCTGGGGGGCTGGATCTGCTCCCCGCcctcttacaattagtcttCATTGCCAGCCCATACTCCGTTTCTTTAATGACTATTCCAATGCCGTGGATTACACGAAATGTTCGTTGAGTTTCTATTgacacaaataaattttgattcgattcgatacatcgaataataaccaaaacctttatttattacttataaactttgtttttgtcttttttacgttgacaaataagtcttgaagtttttgATTGATAGCTGATATCAGAAGATATAAGCCTATtcagaagaaaaacgaaaacgttcTCACCAAGATATGATGGACTTTATCGTTATTGACGTCATCAGGGGCAGTATGAGAGCATGATGAGAGAATACGTTTGGGGTTTGATATAAGAAAGTCCGtacgaaaatagaagaagtatgaaaaatattaatttttaaactctGTTTATTAATTCTTTTAAATTCGCAGTTTATTACTAATTATTATCTTTGAATAAAAGCGATTTAAATGCAAAACAAGTTTGTTTAGTTGTAATTTACAATACATGTTTGAGCAAatagccattttttttttttaaatccgtaATATCGTTCCGGTttctacaaaaacaaactttacctaataaaactattttatcatttattagttactttgaagaaatcaaatttgGCGTCTAGAACCCAGATTCAAAATTCGGGTAGACCGGTGTTATCTTACACAATATTCCCTTGCCCTTGAGAGCGAAATTTCCACACCTTGTTTGGAAAAGTAGTATACGTAACAACTCCGCGTGTGTGATCTCGCACTTTTTGCATAATGtactatttatttatcatattcataaatggtataaagttgcatcccgaatttttttttgtttgttcttaGAGGACGCTAAAAGCCTTTGAAATGTAGATTTGTCGATTTAGGGAAGGAtgttcaacttttttattctctcaaaaaataatatcaaacgCAGTGATATAAGGTCGTATGTGGGCACATGCGACCTTACACTATTAGGGGacgtgatatttttcatagAGTTCGCGATGAAACAACATAACCGACAGTACTTACGACCTTTTACCGTTAATTGATccatttttgattatttcaaCGTATTTGAATGCATCCTCAAGTTTTTCACGCAAACGCAAAGGTCAAAAATACGCCTGTTTAACATTACACCTGATAAAAGGTCGTATAGTGGCGCATAGTTCCTTCTACCATTAGACACGCGATATCATAACACTGAGTTTCTTCTATTTTACGCAGGAAAAAGTGGGAagtaataatatattgtatctactCGCAGGAGTGTAGCATTACacatgtttatttatattggTAAATTTGTTGTTAACAATTAACTGTGAGGAATATATATGCACGTCTTATacaacaattatttatgtaaattcgatattttacaTTTGCACATTATAAATATTGGATGCTCATAAGCGACGGTTGGAGTACAGCTCATGATATAAGGTAACAAATAATACacaacatatacatattaaatagtatttttgttcttcttaGGAGCCTTCAGTTCATACGGAGTTTGTTGGTGTTCTTCCCTCTTAATATATTTAAACTTTGATTCTAAAGTTAGTTGCCTAACTCATTCAAAATAAGTGCAATCATTTAGTATTCTGAACTGAAGCTGTTGATTAATAACTGATTTCATACGATCgtcgttgataatttttttacctataGACGGCGTCGATTTATACAGTAAGCCAATGCAATCTTCTAAATTCTGTACAATCTCTTTGTCAAAAACTGGTGTCTCGATTAGATCCATGTGTAGTTTCAGGAAGGCCGCGTATAAAGGTACGCAATGGGTCGGTATCCTCGGTTGAAAGATGACGAGAAACGTTTTTGCGGCCTACAAATAAATCATACAACCATTTCTTAACGTTCTCTTCATTCATCTCGCCATATTCAATATAATTACGACCTACTACTCAAACTCACTTCCATTGTGACTTTCAGAGTTTTGAGATCTGTATGGTGCTCACAGTACTCTGACAAAATCCTCGTTAATCTTTCGCACCACTTGGCACACCCGATATTGGTCAAGAGTCCTGGCAAGCTGGACATGTAAGCATGTCGCAAATGGGCATCTTGTTCGAACTCCATACTACTCAGTAACGACAAGATGACGTCATCTCGTATAGTCCACTGTAAGGGGCAAGTTTTTTGCTTAATTAAAACAATTATGAAATACTGATAAGAATGTTGGTAGAAGGGAATCCGTCTATAGGCATATTATTCGTACTTGTAGAGAATCTGTGTTGTTGTAGTATTCCAATGTTGACAAAAGGCTCCTTATGCAAGAGTACAACGGGATAATATATGCCACTTCTCGAATAATTAACAACCTCTTCAAGGCATCGTATATCACCTCTGCGTATCCAGTATCCACAAGCTCTTTCCTCTGAAAATGCAGTGATCCTAGTACCAATTTATCAGTATTAAGATTGTGTGATTTACACATTCTTTCAGATTTAAAAAGAGTTCAGTCACCATTATCATGGTCAAAAGAAGTCTATCATTAGTAATCGTAGAGTTTGCAGGTTCGCGTATATCTAAATGGTTCTAAAAAGTAAAGtattgtaacaatttttcttaaaaaaaggTGATCTATCAATGCCTGCTAGTACCAGTAACTTCATTGCAAAGAAATTAACTGTAGTTAGAAAATACACTACCATTTGTGCGTGTTGTAAAATCTTCCCAATACATTTTATTCCAGTCAGTCTATTTTCAACAACGTAATCATCCAAGATTATCAGCGCGGTTGGTATTATACTGTTCATGTGACGGACAAGATTAGGTTCCTGTAAATACAAAAATGCATGAGGTTGGAGATGATATCGTTGGCTGCCACAAAATGTGAACATGACATTTAGTTACTTGAAATGTTTCACGATTTAGGAGTGGAACTGAGAATAAGTTATTATTTAAAAGCAAACTTGAAGCTTATTCAATCTATTATTCCATATACTTAGTTTTTCCAGAGATGACTTTCTTTTCATATGTTTGTTACGTTGTTGTTACAAACTTTgaaactgaaagaaattctttgaTATCAACACATAACTAACCAAAAGTCAT includes:
- the LOC124181062 gene encoding high affinity copper uptake protein 1-like isoform X5 yields the protein MSDDHLNSSMGHAGHEGHMMGHAGGGGHSGSMEHVGASSGSSAEACSGHGMHGMMMAFHGGYCETVLFDSWKVSSIGSLVGSMIGIIIMAALYEGLKYYREYLFWRTYNALQYRSVSMPQEKNVVSEDNRVVHFFYVFLFSMVGEVIHKQPPTMLSWMHTFQTFLHIVQIIISYFLMLIFMTYNVWLCFAVVLGAAVGYFLFGWKKSVIVDVTEHCH
- the LOC124181062 gene encoding high affinity copper uptake protein 1-like isoform X1, with translation MTMSDDHLNSSYGHAGHEGHTMGHAGHEGHMMGHAGGGGHSGSMEHVGASSGSSAEACSGHGMHGMMMAFHGGYCETVLFDSWKVSSIGSLVGSMIGIIIMAALYEGLKYYREYLFWRTYNALQYRSVSMPQEKNVVSEDNRVVHFFYVFLFSMVGEVIHKQPPTMLSWMHTFQTFLHIVQIIISYFLMLIFMTYNVWLCFAVVLGAAVGYFLFGWKKSVIVDVTEHCH
- the LOC124181060 gene encoding probable cytochrome P450 304a1, whose translation is MPVVLALLLILLVVILNKFYNFVFGKPLANAPPGLPRFPIWGSYWLLLWGNYNFPHKTIHYYAKKYKSKVVGCWLGDYYTIVATNYNSIKELLTKKEYDGRLTDAFIFTSRAFGKKLGIFFTDGDKWREQRRFALRYMREFGFGRRMDKTESDFAEELGVLLDTLKSGPANENERKVLKDGNMVRFPDILYPTAANFFLTIFTGERLPRTDHEKLRVVSRAAAKFQRNSDTTGGAILVTPWIRHFAHGFSYPGFIEGSTGITNFIKKCFGTNEASFIGDAERGFLDTCIKRLKDEEGFPTITEEQVLMLGTDLIFPALTANPWAVTIIIKYMMHHPHIMEKVQKQIDTVIGRDRLITLNDRVNLPYVEATIREVMRVETMTPWSVAHRAMERGTLDGFDVPENAVLVTDLYSMHHDPEMWGDPEEVRPERFLTEDGHMGKDRSLPFGAGGRLCAGETFARQFLFLTFSTLVQNFDFSFIEGEPSSLEDRIPGFAASPKDFWARVTPRK
- the LOC124181062 gene encoding high affinity copper uptake protein 1-like isoform X6, giving the protein MTMSDDHLNSSYGHAGHEGHTMGHAGHEGHMMGHAGGGGHSGSMEHVGASSGSSAEACSGHGMHGMMMAFHGGYCETVLFDSWKVSSIGSLVGSMIGIIIMAALYEGLKYYREYLFWRTYNALQYRSVSMPQEKNVVSEDNRVVQPTMLSWMHTFQTFLHIVQIIISYFLMLIFMTYNVWLCFAVVLGAAVGYFLFGWKKSVIVDVTEHCH
- the LOC124181062 gene encoding high affinity copper uptake protein 1-like isoform X3, whose translation is MTMSDDHLNSSYGHAGHEGHTMGHAGHEGHMMGHAGGGGHSGSMEHVGASSGSSAEACSGHGMHGMMMAFHGGYCETVLFDSWKVSSIGSLVGSMIGIIIMAALYEGLKYYREYLFWRTYNALQYRSVSMPQEKNVVSEDNRVVHMVGEVIHKQPPTMLSWMHTFQTFLHIVQIIISYFLMLIFMTYNVWLCFAVVLGAAVGYFLFGWKKSVIVDVTEHCH
- the LOC124181062 gene encoding high affinity copper uptake protein 1-like isoform X4, yielding MTMSDDHLNSSMGHAGHEGHMMGHAGGGGHSGSMEHVGASSGSSAEACSGHGMHGMMMAFHGGYCETVLFDSWKVSSIGSLVGSMIGIIIMAALYEGLKYYREYLFWRTYNALQYRSVSMPQEKNVVSEDNRVVHFFYVFLFSMVGEVIHKQPPTMLSWMHTFQTFLHIVQIIISYFLMLIFMTYNVWLCFAVVLGAAVGYFLFGWKKSVIVDVTEHCH
- the LOC124181062 gene encoding high affinity copper uptake protein 1-like isoform X2; the encoded protein is MSDDHLNSSYGHAGHEGHTMGHAGHEGHMMGHAGGGGHSGSMEHVGASSGSSAEACSGHGMHGMMMAFHGGYCETVLFDSWKVSSIGSLVGSMIGIIIMAALYEGLKYYREYLFWRTYNALQYRSVSMPQEKNVVSEDNRVVHFFYVFLFSMVGEVIHKQPPTMLSWMHTFQTFLHIVQIIISYFLMLIFMTYNVWLCFAVVLGAAVGYFLFGWKKSVIVDVTEHCH